The proteins below come from a single Microbacterium sp. SLBN-154 genomic window:
- a CDS encoding PQQ-dependent sugar dehydrogenase — protein sequence MWAVGVIALILGLAGCAQTPASAPTSDPGTVEPVAPRTEPSSSPRDVTGHWRVADGAVTVASGLSAPWAVAALPDGAVAVSERDSGVIRVVSPDGQVGELGRIEGVVSGGESGLHGLAVLVDGERHWLYAYHGAADDNRVVRAPLTPSAEGWRLGPVETVFAGIPRANTHNGGRIAFGPDGLLYVTTGDAQNVQAAQDPAQLGGKILRLTADGEPAAGNPFGTAVYSLGHRNVQGITWTADGAMWASEFGQNTWDELNRIEAGGNYGWPEAEGRTGDERFLDPVAVWATAEASPSGIAAVGETVFMTGLRGERLWAIDVSGADAEGEPIVVLDGYGRLRDAVATGDGGLWVLTNNTDGRGDPREGDDVLLRVPLGPVD from the coding sequence GTGTGGGCTGTCGGCGTCATCGCTCTGATCCTCGGCCTTGCGGGGTGCGCGCAGACCCCGGCGAGCGCCCCCACGAGCGATCCGGGCACCGTGGAGCCTGTCGCGCCGCGCACCGAGCCGTCGTCGTCGCCGCGCGACGTCACCGGCCACTGGCGGGTCGCGGATGGGGCCGTCACGGTCGCGAGCGGGCTGAGCGCGCCGTGGGCGGTGGCCGCGTTGCCTGACGGGGCGGTGGCGGTATCCGAGCGCGACAGCGGTGTCATCCGCGTCGTCAGCCCCGACGGCCAGGTGGGTGAGCTCGGACGGATCGAGGGCGTGGTGTCCGGCGGCGAGTCGGGCCTGCACGGCCTGGCCGTGCTCGTCGACGGCGAGCGACACTGGCTGTACGCCTATCACGGCGCCGCAGATGACAACCGGGTCGTGCGGGCACCGCTGACCCCCAGCGCCGAAGGCTGGCGGCTCGGCCCGGTGGAGACGGTCTTCGCCGGCATTCCGAGAGCGAACACGCACAACGGCGGGCGCATCGCCTTCGGACCCGACGGGCTGCTGTATGTCACCACCGGTGACGCACAGAACGTCCAGGCCGCTCAGGATCCGGCGCAGCTGGGCGGCAAGATCCTCCGTCTGACGGCCGACGGGGAACCGGCTGCGGGCAACCCCTTCGGCACAGCGGTGTACTCGCTGGGGCACCGGAACGTGCAGGGGATCACGTGGACGGCCGACGGTGCGATGTGGGCGAGCGAATTCGGCCAGAACACGTGGGACGAGCTGAATCGCATCGAGGCTGGCGGCAACTACGGGTGGCCGGAGGCCGAGGGGCGGACCGGCGATGAGAGGTTCCTCGATCCGGTTGCGGTGTGGGCGACGGCGGAGGCGAGCCCGAGCGGAATCGCGGCGGTCGGCGAGACGGTCTTCATGACCGGACTCCGCGGCGAACGTCTCTGGGCGATCGACGTGTCGGGTGCCGATGCCGAGGGGGAGCCCATCGTGGTGCTCGACGGATACGGACGCCTGCGGGACGCGGTCGCGACCGGAGACGGGGGCCTGTGGGTGCTGACGAACAACACAGACGGGCGAGGCGATCCCCGGGAGGGGGACGACGTGCTGCTGCGGGTGCCGCTGGGACCGGTGGACTGA
- a CDS encoding DedA family protein → MNEILSGILDAVQSVDPVVRTVLAGIAIMLETSVLVGLVVPGDTIVIVAATAVSSPWEGVILAIVVVLGALAGETVGFYLGRFLGPWIRRSRLGRWIGEDKWARSERYLQRRGGPAIFLSRFLPVLHSLVPLTVGMSGFAYRRFLAWTAPACIVWAALYVSVASAAAGTYRELADRLHFAGYLFVGAIVVFLLLIFAAKKIIERLERRHFDPDPVAESTGEVDTVKD, encoded by the coding sequence GTGAACGAGATCCTCTCCGGGATCCTCGACGCCGTCCAGAGCGTGGACCCCGTCGTGCGGACGGTGCTGGCGGGGATCGCCATCATGCTCGAGACGAGTGTCCTCGTGGGTCTGGTCGTTCCGGGCGACACCATCGTCATCGTCGCGGCCACCGCCGTCTCCTCCCCCTGGGAGGGCGTGATCCTCGCGATCGTCGTCGTCCTCGGCGCCCTCGCCGGTGAGACGGTCGGGTTCTACCTCGGGCGCTTCCTCGGTCCCTGGATCCGGCGCTCCCGGCTGGGTCGGTGGATCGGTGAGGACAAGTGGGCGCGATCCGAGCGCTACCTGCAGCGACGCGGCGGGCCGGCGATCTTCCTCTCCCGCTTCCTCCCCGTCCTGCACTCCCTGGTCCCGCTCACGGTGGGGATGAGCGGGTTCGCCTACCGACGGTTCCTCGCCTGGACGGCCCCCGCCTGCATCGTGTGGGCTGCCCTCTACGTCAGTGTCGCGTCTGCGGCGGCGGGCACCTATCGCGAGCTGGCCGATCGGCTGCACTTCGCGGGATACCTGTTCGTCGGGGCCATCGTCGTCTTCCTTCTGCTCATCTTCGCCGCGAAGAAGATCATCGAACGTCTCGAGCGCCGCCACTTCGACCCCGATCCGGTTGCGGAGTCGACGGGTGAGGTCGACACCGTGAAAGACTGA
- a CDS encoding 3-methyladenine DNA glycosylase: MRLERAEWTARERIHRERADSLTADHRARARRGEKHPVEDFLFTYYSYKPALLSRWHPGAGVDLADAAGDARAGWRWYEPGAHAGTLRVDDVGFRQSRSGLLRGIERLLRATQGRAPVFGCFGLHEWAMLYRAPERRHALPLRLGSRGTDEVVESHELRCTHFDAFRFFTPDAVPRNRNLLERASQGEFEQPGCLHGGMDLYKWAMKAGPLVPGELLLDTFALARDIRALDMAASPYDLRDWGYEAVEVETPSGKAEYVRRQRDFGDRAQKLRMRLRGALRAGDQKTGSQEGHGDMPRPSAASSSRASATRVAASVRRSSES, encoded by the coding sequence ATGCGGCTTGAGCGCGCGGAGTGGACAGCGCGCGAGCGCATCCACCGAGAGAGGGCGGACAGCCTGACGGCCGATCACCGGGCGCGGGCGCGGCGTGGGGAGAAGCATCCCGTCGAAGACTTCCTGTTCACCTACTACTCGTACAAGCCGGCGCTCCTGTCGCGGTGGCACCCCGGAGCGGGAGTCGATCTCGCCGATGCCGCCGGCGACGCGCGAGCGGGCTGGCGCTGGTACGAACCGGGGGCGCACGCGGGGACACTGCGGGTGGACGACGTCGGCTTCCGGCAGTCGCGATCCGGGCTGCTCCGCGGGATCGAGCGGCTCTTGCGCGCCACGCAGGGGCGTGCGCCGGTGTTCGGCTGCTTCGGCCTGCATGAGTGGGCGATGCTCTATCGCGCGCCTGAGCGGCGCCATGCGCTTCCGCTGCGTCTGGGATCGCGGGGAACTGACGAGGTGGTCGAGTCGCACGAGCTGCGCTGCACCCACTTCGACGCCTTCCGCTTCTTCACGCCGGACGCCGTCCCGCGAAACCGCAACCTGCTCGAACGCGCGAGTCAGGGCGAGTTCGAGCAGCCCGGATGCCTCCATGGGGGCATGGACCTCTACAAATGGGCGATGAAGGCCGGCCCGCTGGTGCCGGGCGAGCTGCTCCTCGATACCTTCGCGCTGGCCCGCGACATCCGGGCCCTGGACATGGCCGCCTCTCCCTACGACCTGCGCGACTGGGGATACGAGGCGGTCGAGGTGGAGACGCCGTCAGGCAAGGCGGAGTACGTCAGACGGCAGCGCGACTTCGGCGACAGGGCCCAGAAGCTGCGGATGCGGCTGCGAGGCGCCCTGCGGGCGGGAGATCAGAAGACCGGCTCGCAGGAAGGGCACGGAGACATGCCCCGGCCTTCCGCGGCGAGCAGCAGTCGCGCCTCGGCCACCCGTGTCGCCGCCTCGGTGAGACGCTCCTCGGAGAGCTGA
- a CDS encoding App1 family protein, with translation MSETTPSPGAKVLWLARLEYRFHAWRERRARRRGQRPTVAPFPGYGGVDWVRVLGRVLIVPPARTTESGEYAGVRGWRSFASVPVGYAQVRVTISGIEHEVVADRGGVIDTVLPAALEPGWQTVTMSVEGGEPVETRLFVVAPEVRFGVISDVDDTVMVTALPRPLLAAWNSFVLDEHARQPVPGMAVLAERLVRDNPGSPFVYLSTGAWNIAPTLMRFLRRHVYPAGAILLTDWGPTHDRWFRSGKDHKLENLRRLGREFPDVRWLLIGDDGQHDDEIYTTFTSENPDNVIAVAIRRLSPAEAVLAGGRTAVNDHSAAAVPWVTGRDGAELLDRLQAVGVVVS, from the coding sequence ATGTCTGAGACCACTCCGTCGCCCGGTGCGAAGGTGTTGTGGCTCGCTCGCCTGGAGTACCGCTTCCACGCGTGGCGGGAACGACGCGCCCGTCGCCGTGGTCAGCGACCCACCGTGGCGCCGTTCCCCGGCTACGGGGGTGTCGACTGGGTGCGTGTGCTCGGCCGCGTGCTGATCGTCCCTCCCGCTCGCACGACCGAATCCGGCGAGTACGCCGGCGTCCGGGGCTGGCGCAGCTTCGCCTCCGTTCCCGTGGGCTACGCCCAGGTGCGGGTGACGATCTCAGGCATCGAGCACGAGGTCGTCGCCGATCGCGGCGGCGTGATCGACACCGTCCTCCCGGCGGCTCTCGAACCCGGCTGGCAGACGGTGACCATGTCGGTCGAGGGCGGGGAGCCGGTCGAGACGCGCCTGTTCGTCGTCGCCCCCGAGGTGCGTTTCGGCGTGATCTCCGATGTCGACGACACCGTCATGGTCACGGCGCTCCCCCGGCCGCTGCTGGCGGCGTGGAACTCCTTCGTGTTGGATGAACACGCCCGTCAGCCCGTCCCCGGTATGGCGGTGCTCGCCGAGCGACTGGTGCGCGACAACCCCGGTTCACCGTTCGTCTATCTGTCCACCGGCGCATGGAATATCGCCCCGACCCTCATGCGCTTCCTCCGCCGGCATGTCTACCCCGCGGGCGCGATCCTCCTGACCGACTGGGGCCCCACGCACGATCGCTGGTTCCGAAGCGGCAAGGACCACAAGCTCGAGAACCTCCGTCGCCTGGGCCGCGAGTTCCCCGACGTCAGGTGGCTCCTCATCGGCGATGACGGTCAGCACGACGACGAGATCTACACGACCTTCACCAGTGAGAACCCCGACAACGTGATCGCCGTCGCCATTCGACGTCTCTCCCCCGCTGAAGCAGTCCTGGCCGGTGGGCGCACCGCGGTGAACGACCACTCCGCGGCTGCGGTGCCCTGGGTCACCGGTCGAGACGGCGCGGAGCTGCTGGACAGGCTGCAAGCGGTCGGCGTGGTCGTCTCCTGA
- a CDS encoding epimerase: MPRAVVAGASGFIGGALAEALAADGYDVVRIGRREAVSWHDPVAIAAAVDGADVVVNMAGKSVNCRYTDANRDEILRSRVRTTAVLRDAIAAASRPPKVWLNSSTATIYAHTMDRPHTEEDGRIGDGFSVDVARNWEREFFAGDLPETRRIALRMAIVLGDGPATRLLLALARLGLGGPQHDGPWFAHRRYRGIGPDPSGPDVGPPVYRTRGRQKFSWIHLDDVIGAIRFLIDHDDLEGPVNLSSPHPSDNAELMRTLRRAVGMPLGLASWRWMLEPAMWLLRTEPELILKSRWVLPGVLTDAGYEFSHPDLVDAVDAVVAGRAVNDQAPRTAS, translated from the coding sequence ATGCCCCGGGCAGTCGTGGCCGGCGCGAGCGGCTTCATCGGTGGTGCTCTCGCCGAGGCTCTCGCAGCAGACGGCTACGACGTGGTCCGGATCGGCCGACGTGAGGCGGTGTCCTGGCACGATCCGGTCGCTATCGCCGCCGCGGTGGACGGGGCCGACGTCGTCGTGAACATGGCGGGGAAGAGCGTCAACTGCCGGTACACCGATGCAAATCGCGACGAGATCCTCCGGTCTCGCGTACGGACGACCGCGGTGCTGCGCGACGCGATCGCCGCGGCCTCACGCCCGCCGAAGGTATGGCTCAACTCGTCGACCGCGACGATCTACGCCCATACGATGGATCGGCCCCACACCGAAGAAGACGGCCGGATCGGCGACGGGTTCTCCGTGGACGTCGCCCGGAACTGGGAACGGGAATTCTTCGCGGGCGATCTCCCCGAGACCCGGCGTATCGCGCTTCGGATGGCCATCGTGCTCGGCGACGGACCCGCCACGAGACTCCTGCTCGCCCTCGCTCGCCTCGGCCTCGGCGGTCCGCAGCACGACGGGCCCTGGTTTGCGCACCGACGATATCGCGGCATCGGCCCCGACCCGTCCGGGCCTGACGTCGGGCCGCCGGTGTACCGCACGCGAGGTCGCCAGAAGTTCAGCTGGATCCACCTCGACGACGTCATCGGCGCCATCCGATTCCTCATCGATCACGACGACCTCGAGGGTCCCGTGAATCTGTCCAGTCCGCACCCGAGTGACAACGCCGAACTCATGCGCACTCTTCGTCGCGCCGTCGGCATGCCGCTGGGGCTCGCGTCGTGGAGATGGATGCTGGAGCCCGCCATGTGGCTGTTGCGGACCGAGCCGGAGCTCATCCTGAAGAGCCGGTGGGTGCTGCCTGGTGTTCTCACCGACGCGGGATACGAGTTCTCACATCCCGACCTCGTCGACGCCGTGGACGCGGTCGTCGCCGGGAGAGCGGTGAACGATCAGGCGCCGCGTACGGCGTCGTGA
- the leuS gene encoding leucine--tRNA ligase, translated as MSQTSPSDTTAPSDGSGYDPYAIQQKWQQRWESADPFRAGDESDTRPRKYVLGMFPYPSGDLHMGHAESYAYVDIVARFWRHRGYNVLNPIGWDSFGLPAENAAIQRGADPREWTYANIAQHKKSFREYGSSYDWSRILHTSDPEYYHWNQWLFQRLYERDLAYRKESPVNWCPNDQTVLANEQVVDGHCERCGAEVIKKKLTQWYFKITAYADRLLDDLNQLEGFWPQKVIRMQRNWIGRSVGADIDFEIEGRAEKVTVFSTRPDTLHGATFMVVAPDSDLAAELAAGASAEVRMRFQDYVDSVARESEIDRQNTERPKTGVFLERYAVNPINGERLPIWAADYVLADYGHGAVMAVPAHDQRDLDFARAFDLPIKVVVDTTAPITGAIPVIELDDDGEPIMPEETGPSLADIDPAQTGIALTGEGRMIHSGSLDGLSKRTAIARIIEELEAAGTGRAAKSYRLRDWLISRQRFWGTPIPMIHTDDGRIVPVPESELPLRLPEAQGLDLAPRGTSPLGGAEQWIRTTDPETGRPARRDPDTMDTFVDSSWYFLRFLSPNDPTQAFAPKQADRWAPVDAYIGGVEHAILHLLYARFITKVLFDMGLVEFTEPFTSLVNQGMVLLGGSKMSKSKGNLVEFAASMRDPGADVVRVAIAFSGPAEDDINWEDVSTTGAQKFLARAWRVAKDVTSEPDVVWAEGDVALRRVTHRLLADAPGLIEHTKFNVAVARLMELVNATRKVIDSGAGPADPAVREAAEATAMILDLFAPHTAEEMWEMLGYAPFVGLVPWRHPDPTLLVDETVTAVVQIDGKVRATLEVSARIDSAALEAQARANEKVQRALAGREITRAVVRPPKVVSFSTH; from the coding sequence GTGAGTCAGACTTCCCCCAGCGACACCACCGCGCCCTCCGACGGCAGCGGCTACGACCCCTACGCCATCCAGCAGAAGTGGCAGCAGCGATGGGAGTCGGCAGATCCGTTCCGCGCCGGCGACGAGAGCGACACCCGGCCCCGGAAGTACGTGCTCGGCATGTTCCCCTACCCCTCGGGCGACCTGCACATGGGGCATGCCGAGAGCTACGCCTACGTCGACATCGTGGCGCGCTTCTGGCGGCACCGCGGATACAACGTGCTCAACCCGATCGGCTGGGACTCCTTCGGCCTGCCCGCAGAGAACGCCGCCATCCAGCGGGGCGCCGACCCGCGGGAGTGGACGTACGCCAACATCGCGCAGCACAAGAAGAGCTTCCGCGAGTACGGCTCGTCCTATGACTGGAGTCGCATCCTCCACACCAGCGATCCGGAGTACTACCACTGGAACCAGTGGCTGTTCCAACGGCTGTACGAGCGCGACCTTGCCTATCGCAAGGAGAGCCCGGTCAACTGGTGCCCCAACGATCAGACCGTGCTCGCCAACGAGCAGGTCGTCGACGGGCACTGCGAGCGCTGCGGCGCAGAGGTCATCAAGAAGAAGCTGACGCAGTGGTACTTCAAGATCACCGCCTACGCAGATCGCCTCCTCGATGACCTGAATCAGCTCGAAGGATTCTGGCCGCAGAAGGTCATCCGCATGCAGCGGAACTGGATCGGCCGGTCGGTCGGAGCCGACATCGACTTCGAGATCGAGGGTCGCGCAGAGAAGGTCACCGTCTTCTCGACGCGTCCTGACACGCTGCACGGGGCGACCTTCATGGTCGTGGCGCCCGACAGTGACCTCGCCGCCGAACTCGCCGCAGGCGCATCCGCCGAGGTGCGGATGCGCTTCCAGGACTATGTCGACTCCGTCGCTCGCGAGAGCGAGATCGATCGTCAGAACACCGAGCGCCCGAAGACAGGGGTCTTCCTGGAGCGGTATGCGGTCAACCCCATCAACGGCGAGCGGCTGCCGATCTGGGCCGCCGACTACGTGCTGGCCGACTACGGGCACGGCGCGGTGATGGCTGTTCCCGCCCACGACCAGCGCGACCTCGACTTCGCCCGCGCGTTCGACCTGCCGATCAAGGTCGTCGTCGACACGACCGCGCCCATCACGGGGGCGATCCCGGTCATCGAACTCGATGATGACGGCGAGCCGATCATGCCGGAGGAGACGGGGCCGAGCCTGGCCGACATCGACCCCGCACAAACGGGCATCGCGCTCACCGGTGAGGGGCGGATGATCCATTCCGGGAGCCTGGACGGTCTGTCCAAGCGCACCGCCATCGCACGCATCATCGAGGAGCTCGAGGCCGCGGGCACGGGACGAGCGGCGAAGTCGTACCGGCTGCGGGACTGGCTGATCTCGCGCCAGCGCTTCTGGGGGACGCCCATCCCCATGATCCACACCGACGACGGACGCATCGTGCCGGTGCCCGAGTCGGAGCTGCCCCTTCGGCTTCCGGAGGCTCAGGGGCTCGATCTGGCGCCCCGCGGCACGTCGCCGTTGGGCGGCGCCGAGCAGTGGATCCGCACCACCGATCCCGAGACCGGCCGTCCTGCGCGCCGCGACCCGGACACGATGGACACCTTCGTGGACAGCTCGTGGTACTTCCTGCGATTCCTGTCGCCGAACGACCCCACGCAGGCCTTCGCGCCCAAGCAGGCCGATCGTTGGGCACCGGTGGACGCCTATATCGGCGGTGTGGAGCACGCCATCCTCCACCTCCTGTACGCCCGGTTCATCACAAAGGTGCTGTTCGACATGGGTCTGGTCGAGTTCACCGAGCCCTTCACGAGCCTGGTGAACCAGGGGATGGTGCTGCTCGGCGGATCGAAGATGTCCAAGAGCAAGGGAAACCTCGTCGAGTTCGCCGCGAGCATGCGCGATCCCGGCGCCGACGTCGTCCGGGTCGCCATCGCCTTCAGCGGGCCCGCCGAGGATGACATCAACTGGGAGGACGTCTCCACGACAGGCGCCCAGAAGTTCCTCGCCCGCGCCTGGCGGGTGGCGAAGGACGTCACCAGTGAGCCGGATGTGGTGTGGGCGGAGGGCGACGTGGCGCTGCGTCGTGTCACGCACCGCCTGCTCGCCGACGCGCCGGGCCTGATCGAACACACCAAGTTCAACGTGGCCGTCGCGCGTCTGATGGAACTCGTCAACGCCACGCGCAAGGTCATCGACTCCGGCGCCGGGCCGGCCGACCCCGCCGTCCGCGAGGCGGCGGAGGCAACGGCCATGATCCTCGATCTGTTCGCTCCCCACACCGCCGAGGAGATGTGGGAGATGCTCGGATACGCCCCCTTCGTCGGGCTCGTACCGTGGCGGCATCCCGATCCGACGCTTCTCGTCGACGAGACGGTGACGGCCGTCGTACAGATCGATGGCAAGGTGCGGGCGACGCTGGAGGTCTCGGCACGGATCGATTCCGCCGCCCTGGAGGCCCAGGCGCGCGCGAACGAGAAGGTGCAGCGGGCGCTGGCCGGCCGGGAGATCACCCGTGCTGTCGTGCGTCCGCCGAAGGTCGTGAGCTTCAGCACGCACTGA
- a CDS encoding SOS response-associated peptidase, which yields MCGRFVVANVGSELVGVLRVDVESDDLPAPSYNIAPTSTVAIVLDSAKTEPPTRRLEPARWGLVPGWAKDVKVGARAFNARAEELEDKPMFRAALAKRRAIIPATGYYEWKQVDGAKIPHYIHPAGGEPLFFGGLYEWWKDPSKQDDDPARWLLSFTILTRDSIGKLGSIHDRMPLFMDPDHADAWLDPTTENVRDVLDAAIDAAPVVAETLDDHVVDRAVGNVRNNGPHLIEPADGGAPTDDAA from the coding sequence ATGTGCGGACGGTTCGTGGTGGCAAACGTCGGCTCCGAGCTCGTCGGAGTGCTGCGTGTGGACGTCGAAAGCGACGATCTGCCTGCGCCCTCGTACAACATCGCGCCCACCTCGACCGTGGCGATCGTCCTGGACTCCGCGAAGACCGAGCCTCCCACCCGTCGTCTCGAACCGGCGCGCTGGGGTCTCGTGCCGGGGTGGGCGAAGGACGTCAAGGTCGGCGCGCGCGCGTTCAACGCCCGTGCCGAGGAACTCGAGGACAAGCCCATGTTCCGCGCGGCGCTCGCCAAGCGCCGCGCCATCATCCCCGCGACCGGCTACTACGAGTGGAAACAGGTGGACGGCGCGAAGATCCCGCATTACATCCATCCCGCCGGCGGCGAGCCGCTCTTCTTCGGCGGGCTCTACGAGTGGTGGAAGGATCCGTCGAAGCAGGACGACGACCCGGCGCGCTGGTTGCTGAGCTTCACGATTCTGACGAGGGATTCGATCGGGAAACTCGGATCGATCCACGACCGTATGCCCCTCTTCATGGATCCCGACCACGCCGACGCGTGGCTGGACCCGACGACCGAGAACGTCCGCGACGTGCTGGATGCAGCGATCGATGCCGCCCCCGTGGTCGCCGAGACGCTCGACGACCACGTCGTCGACCGGGCGGTGGGCAACGTCCGGAACAACGGTCCGCATCTCATCGAGCCCGCCGACGGCGGGGCTCCGACCGACGATGCGGCTTGA
- a CDS encoding glycoside hydrolase family 3 N-terminal domain-containing protein — protein MTDRWRVRGARALPALALAWGLTVAAGSPAGADDAENDSAVGPVGAVGVSIEPAPSDTLDRLAAARVEAMTLPEKAASVVMGHVPGTDPGALGTYMEQTGIGGFILMGANIPADEASLAQVTAALTGDPAFPALIAVDQEGGDVSRLPWDRLPAALTLKNAPAADTAAAFAARAALLQRVGIGVNFGIVADVSPAPGEFIFRRALGTDAAGAAERVGAAVAGEAGAALSTIKHFPGHGAAPGDSHATIPVTNTSKTEWAASDARPFAAGIDAGAQFLMFGHLSYAAVDPLPASLSAEWHRIAREELGFDGIAITDDLGMLQASGEPAYLDPVANAVTALAAGNDIVLTVVSSTAGTAPAVVNGIVAAIESGQLSEERLTEAATRVAEARLLLAAEGRGMSPCPSCEPVF, from the coding sequence GTGACGGATCGGTGGAGAGTGCGGGGGGCACGTGCGCTGCCCGCACTCGCGCTGGCGTGGGGACTGACCGTGGCTGCGGGCTCGCCGGCCGGCGCCGATGACGCCGAGAACGATTCCGCCGTCGGACCCGTGGGCGCCGTCGGCGTGTCGATCGAGCCGGCGCCCTCCGACACCCTCGATCGTCTCGCCGCGGCGCGCGTCGAGGCGATGACCCTCCCTGAGAAGGCGGCGAGCGTCGTCATGGGTCATGTGCCGGGAACCGACCCGGGTGCACTGGGGACGTACATGGAGCAGACCGGCATCGGCGGGTTCATCCTCATGGGGGCGAACATCCCCGCCGACGAGGCGTCCCTCGCGCAGGTGACCGCCGCGCTGACCGGAGACCCCGCGTTTCCGGCGTTGATCGCCGTTGATCAGGAGGGCGGGGATGTGTCGCGCCTGCCGTGGGACCGTCTGCCCGCGGCACTGACGCTGAAGAACGCCCCTGCCGCCGATACCGCGGCGGCCTTCGCCGCTCGCGCTGCCCTTCTGCAGCGGGTGGGGATCGGCGTGAACTTCGGCATCGTCGCCGACGTCTCGCCGGCACCGGGTGAGTTCATCTTTCGCCGCGCGCTCGGGACGGATGCCGCCGGTGCGGCGGAGCGCGTCGGCGCGGCCGTCGCCGGCGAGGCGGGGGCCGCCCTGTCGACCATCAAGCATTTTCCCGGACACGGGGCGGCGCCCGGCGATTCGCACGCGACCATCCCGGTCACGAATACGTCCAAAACGGAATGGGCCGCCTCTGACGCCCGCCCGTTCGCTGCGGGGATCGACGCGGGCGCACAGTTCCTCATGTTCGGTCATCTGTCCTACGCCGCCGTTGACCCGCTGCCGGCGTCCCTGTCGGCGGAGTGGCACCGGATCGCCCGGGAGGAGCTGGGCTTCGACGGCATCGCGATCACCGATGATCTCGGCATGCTTCAGGCGTCGGGGGAGCCCGCCTACCTCGATCCCGTCGCGAACGCCGTCACCGCCCTGGCGGCGGGTAACGACATAGTCCTCACGGTGGTCTCCTCCACGGCGGGCACCGCTCCCGCCGTCGTGAACGGCATCGTGGCCGCCATCGAGTCCGGTCAGCTCTCCGAGGAGCGTCTCACCGAGGCGGCGACACGGGTGGCCGAGGCGCGACTGCTGCTCGCCGCGGAAGGCCGGGGCATGTCTCCGTGCCCTTCCTGCGAGCCGGTCTTCTGA
- the pabB gene encoding aminodeoxychorismate synthase component I: MSVHPVAVELEAWIDPSQAFAQWAGRHDHCFWLDGEATESGGWSWVGIGTPAVSEVVTAAPIGAATASAQRWPAGRFRGGWVGWFGYEVGAAAAGAPVHPDAADAPSSLWLRASQWYAFDHARQRVFFVDHEDTAERGVVPDALLPEGEVRPEDIAAPAAAVARHGADQYAELIERCRAHIREGDAYQLCLTTRFTVAGPPVDPLAVYLRLRAGSPAPFGALIRSGDVALLSASPERFLDVEGERVRTSPIKGTRRRSPDPAEDAALAAELVGDEKERAENLMIVDLMRNDLSRVCEPGSIAVDELFAVHSYRQVHQLVSTVSGTLRPGIRVSDLLAATFPAGSMTGAPKLSAMTILHRLEGAPRGIFSGCLGWIGEDGGLDLAMIIRSIVTHPGGAYVGAGGGITWRSVPSAEVAEVALKARGPLAALGASLPEGW; this comes from the coding sequence ATGTCGGTGCACCCCGTGGCCGTCGAGCTCGAGGCGTGGATCGACCCGAGCCAGGCATTCGCCCAGTGGGCGGGACGCCACGATCACTGCTTCTGGCTCGACGGCGAGGCCACCGAGTCCGGCGGCTGGAGCTGGGTGGGGATCGGAACCCCCGCTGTTTCCGAGGTCGTCACTGCAGCGCCGATCGGCGCGGCCACGGCGTCTGCGCAGCGGTGGCCCGCCGGGCGGTTCCGGGGCGGCTGGGTCGGGTGGTTCGGCTACGAGGTCGGTGCTGCCGCCGCGGGAGCGCCGGTGCACCCGGATGCCGCCGACGCGCCGTCTTCGCTGTGGCTCCGCGCGTCGCAGTGGTACGCCTTCGATCACGCGCGGCAGCGGGTGTTCTTCGTGGATCACGAAGACACGGCCGAACGCGGAGTCGTCCCCGACGCACTCCTCCCCGAGGGGGAAGTCCGCCCGGAAGACATCGCAGCGCCCGCGGCCGCCGTGGCACGCCACGGGGCGGATCAGTACGCCGAGCTCATCGAGCGGTGCCGCGCGCACATCCGCGAAGGGGACGCCTACCAGCTCTGTCTCACGACGCGATTCACCGTCGCCGGCCCGCCCGTCGATCCGCTCGCGGTCTACCTGCGGCTGCGCGCCGGGTCGCCGGCCCCGTTCGGTGCGCTCATCCGCTCGGGAGACGTCGCCCTCCTCAGCGCCAGTCCCGAACGCTTCCTCGACGTCGAGGGGGAGCGCGTGCGGACGAGCCCCATCAAGGGCACGAGGCGTCGATCGCCCGACCCGGCGGAGGACGCCGCCCTGGCCGCCGAGCTCGTCGGTGACGAGAAGGAGCGCGCGGAGAACCTGATGATCGTCGATCTCATGCGCAACGATCTCTCGCGGGTGTGCGAGCCGGGATCCATCGCCGTCGACGAGTTGTTCGCCGTCCATTCCTATCGGCAGGTCCACCAGCTGGTCAGCACAGTGTCGGGGACGCTTCGCCCCGGCATCCGGGTCTCCGACCTCCTTGCGGCGACGTTTCCGGCCGGAAGCATGACGGGTGCGCCGAAGCTGTCGGCGATGACGATCCTGCATCGGCTGGAGGGTGCGCCGCGCGGGATCTTCTCCGGATGCCTCGGGTGGATCGGCGAGGACGGCGGACTCGACCTCGCGATGATCATCCGGTCGATCGTGACGCACCCCGGTGGCGCGTACGTCGGCGCCGGCGGCGGCATCACATGGAGGTCGGTGCCCTCGGCGGAGGTCGCCGAGGTGGCGCTCAAAGCCCGCGGCCCCCTGGCGGCGCTCGGCGCGTCTCTGCCCGAGGGCTGGTGA